From the Fulvia fulva chromosome 2, complete sequence genome, one window contains:
- a CDS encoding Zn(2)-C6 fungal-type transcription factor afumD gives MAGQGTGPSRRSHTKSRKGCKTCKRRHIRCDETFPQCRNCTKHQVRCDYMETINTDAESQSSPEQSSLVFTPGTESRIDLWQQTGSFPYPSLQVFPPPQTHEYSKTELRLIHHLSTISNDLLLKSTSNLTIWTQKIPKFLSIASSYPYVMHALLSFSANHLAWSQSSNETRNLHIHHGTIALRGLHEAIGNFSHANVDAVLAASLLLLWQATDWRSWSSLRAGIQSVLSAMQSWKHESIFAEFISEEDVIGSPQSSMRPQPAVPTNERYMILSNTTQALQQLQRMLAGHEAESYWIGQLLQYLQRLQSSQPASSPDEQFSHLYLLRKWLFWVPVLLLQRQGGQGPAMLTLAHFYATALALEPLYPDLGSAFCARIALVPLETIISVTEAMQSQRAMDQQSMEIASSMQFPQQTALGFRNRMMMETQHGRMKQGQAMMGVSHDTFSYTSIGNLSPAFAPSPLHSTAAQQTQPPTSHASYLEVPATQAGFSYGTQSWGAMPSPGFPPQAYAAQDEQLYGYSLGGFRGDGTPSNDPGAGPSNTHYQQQY, from the exons ATGGCTGGACAAGGCACCGGTCCCTCACGGCGCAGTCACACGAAGAGCCGTAAAGGCTGCAAGACTTGCAAACGGCGGCACATTCGCTGTGATGAGACCTTCCCTCAATG TCGAAATTGCACCAAGCATCAAGTACGATGCGACTATATGGAGACGATAAACACAGATGCTGAGAGCCAGTCGAGTCCAGAGCAGTCTTCCCTCGTGTTTACCCCCGGGACCGAGAGCAGAATCGACCTCTGGCAGCAGACGGGCAGTTTTCCTTATCCTAGCCTGCAGGTCTTCCCTCCACCGCAGACGCATGAGTACTCAAAGACCGAGCTCCGCTTGATTCACCACCTCTCTACTATCTCGAACGATCTCTTGCTCAAGAGCACCTCGAACCTCACAATATGGACGCAGAAGATCCCTAAGTTCCTAAGCATAGCATCTTCTTACCCCTATGTCATGCATGCTCTCCTGTCATTTTCTGCGAACCATTTGGCTTGGAGCCAGTCATCAAACGAGACGCGGAACTTACATATACATCATGGAACGATCGCACTTCGCGGCCTACATGAAGCAATCGGCAACTTCTCACACGCCAATGTCGATGCAGTACTGGCAGCCTCGCTACTGCTTCTTTGGCAGGCGACTGACTG GCGAAGCTGGTCCTCACTGCGCGCAGGAATCCAGTCGGTCCTGTCTGCAATGCAGTCCTGGAAGCACGAATCGATATTCGCCGAATTCATCAGCGAGGAAGATGTCATCGGCAGCCCTCAAAGCTCGATGAGACCGCAGCCGGCCGTCCCAACGAACGAACGATATATGATCCTCTCGAACACAACCCAAGCCTTACAACAATTACAGCGAATGTTAGCTGGTCACGAGGCCGAATCGTACTGGATAGGACAGCTACTACAGTACCTGCAACGGCTACAGTCATCACAGCCTGCGTCATCGCCCGATGAGCAGTTCAGTCACCTCTATCTGCTGCGGAAATGGCTGTTCTGGGTGCCAGTGCTGTTGCTACAGCGTCAGGGAGGTCAAGGACCTGCAATGCTTACACTTGCGCATTTCTATGCAACAGCACTGGCGCTGGAACCTTTGTATCCCGACCTTGGATCAGCATTCTGCGCGCGGATAGCGCTGGTACCACTGGAGACGATCATCAGCGTCACCGAGGCTATGCAGTCTCAGCGCGCAATGGACCAGCAGTCAATGGAGATTGCTTCCTCCATGCAGTTCCCGCAACAAACAGCCTTAGGTTTCAGAAACAGAATGATGATGGAGACGCAGCACGGAAGAATGAAGCAGGGGCAGGCGATGATGGGCGTCAGTCACGATACGTTCAGCTACACCAGCATCGGGAACCTCAGCCCAGCGTTTGCACCCTCGCCTCTCCACAGTACGGCAGCCCAACAGACCCAGCCACCGACTTCACATGCTTCTTACCTGGAGGTGCCAGCCACACAAGCGGGCTTCAGCTACGGCACGCAGAGCTGGGGAGCTATGCCATCGCCTGGTTTCCCGCCTCAAGCGTACGCCGCGCAGGATGAGCAGTTGTATGGCTACTCCTTGGGCGGCTTTCGCGGCGACGG GACGCCATCAAACGACCCAGGGGCAGGACCCTCCAACACCCACTACCAGCAACAATATTGA
- a CDS encoding Adenine deaminase, whose translation MGMSVLVDASDFAALAWDYFEHAAADGVVHAEVFFDPQAHLSRGISYETVLAGFSVAQARALEQLGITSELICCFLRHLPAPDCELTFGLEEVQASFRRGQVIGVGLDSSEKDFPPELFTALYQNAKSLGLKRTAHAGEEGPSKFIATALDSLDVERIDHGIRLAKDPSLLKSVAEQGTMLTVCPLSNVLVRCVSTVSELPIRKFLDAGVHLSINSDDPAYFGNHYILDNYCAVQDAFTLSLSEWFQICENSIRGSWCSETRKGDMLTKLKDVVDEWRGREATEL comes from the exons ATGGGCATGAGTGTCCTTGTCGATGCCTCGGACTTCGCAGCTCTTGCCTGGGACTACTTTGAACATGCCGCTGCTGACGGTGTCGTTCACGCAGAAGTGTTCTTCGATCCTCAGGCGCATCTTTCCAGGGGTATATCGTACGAGACGGTCTTGGCTGGGTTCAGCGTTGCTCAAGCGCGTGCTCTAGAACAGCTCGGTATCACCAGCGAGCTCATCTGCTGCTTCCTCCGCCATCTGCCAGCGCCCGATTGCGAGTTGACGTTCGGGCTCGAGGAAGTCCAGGCTAGCTTCAGGCGAGGTCAGGTGATCGGTGTAGGTCTTGATTCCAGCGAGAAAGACTTTCCTCCTGAGCTGTTTACTGCTCTGTATCAGAAT GCCAAGTCGCTCGGGCTGAAGCGCACAGCGCACGCTGGTGAGGAAGGACCATCGAAGTTCATCGCAACCGCGCTTGACAGTCTCGACGTGGAACGCATCGACCATGGGATCCGATTGGCAAAAGACCCTAGCCTCTTGAAGAGCGTAGCGGAACAAGGCACGATGCTCACAGTCTGCCCTCTCAGCAATGTTCTCGTCCGATGCGTCTCCACCGTCTCGGAGCTGCCGATACGAAAGTTCCTAGACGCCGGCGTCCACTTGAGCATCAACAGTGACGACCCAGCATACTTTGGCAACCACTACATCCTTGACAACTACTGCGCCGTCCAGGACGCTTTCACCCTCAGCCTCTCCGAATGGTTCCAGATCTGCGAGAATAGTATACGAGGCAGCTGGTGCAGCGAGACGAGAAAGGGGGATATGTTGACCAAGCTGAAAGATGTCGTGGACGAATGGAGGGGACGAGAAGCGACAGAGTTGTGA